From the Diprion similis isolate iyDipSimi1 chromosome 1, iyDipSimi1.1, whole genome shotgun sequence genome, the window ATTCTTTGCTTCCGCTTCACCGTCTGACAGCTTCTGGGTATCCTGATTTTTCTGAAGATCCGTGCTGGTCGGTGCTGACGCAATGCCTggacgtttttcaaaattttatacgagaAATTTAAAGTTTCAATAATGTATTTGCAAAGTTTTCGCAAAACACGTTTAagctgattataaaaaaaaaaaaaaaaagaaataaaaataaaataaaatcgtttgGCAATAGAAACGCAACGAAATccagaaaaattatgaactgAAGACGTTGGAAGTTTGTTGCTGAAGCACGTGGAGGTGAAATTATACGAGTATTTTGCTACGACGCAGTAAATAATATGGGCGATTATTGGATAACGTTTACAGCTCTGATACAACTGGTAAAAGTAATCGAGATTGTCGCGATAAAATAAACGCGAGGTAAGATTTGTgatttatattctttttctcGATGTACATTCTAGCCCCGagtctgaagaaaaatttaatttcacgtTTGGTGATCACTTACCTACGACGAAGCCCTGCAGAGTCAGTAACAGGCAAATATTCAGACGgaaattcattttcgtttGCGAAATATTCACGCGGATTTGGCAGTCTTCGATTCTGCAACGATTTCTTATATAGGTACCTGCACCTTTGCATTGCTTTCGCGTTCCCACGTTTTGGGaacgagaaaattgaaatcagtcACGCTGAGCGAGCTGCGGATACATAAGGAATTATGCTAAAATGTTCGATAAGTTTGCGTGTGGTTTTTACCTGGCTGGAATGGAAAATGAAGAGGATGATTAGATTGCTTGGAGTCTAGGTTGGCAGTAATTTTGTAACCGATAATTGCACGcgctaaaaatttattaaaaaattacacatcTGGACATGCTGCACGCATCTTTTTAACTTTAAAATAGTTCAGATTACgatttgtatttaaaaaagaatttaaaaaatagctcatttgattatttaatgattaataataataatgaacagCCGTGTCTTGTTCTAAACCTGCAAATTTGATTTCGTATCGCCGCTTAAATTGATGTTCATAGTTGTTGGGTTTTCGAAATCGACCGGATCGTGGGGAACTTCCGTTGATAcaagttcgaaaaatttgtcaaccCAGTCGGAGAAAAATTTAGGATCGCTGTGAGAACTTCTGACGAATTTTAATTCATCTCGGCCAATTACGTTCTCCGTGAAATTCTTCACGGCGTTTCGAAGCGCTTCCGATATCAGGGAATTAGTGACGGCTGCTTTTCCTGTACTTCCGGTTGACCCGTCGTTCGTTGACTTGGCAAACAATCGCTCGACAATTTTTTGCGTCAATTCATCTTCCAATCCGCGGAAGACATCTTC encodes:
- the LOC124404265 gene encoding uncharacterized protein LOC124404265, producing the protein MSGLSPLFISIALMWLQDSNCASLPEKSENRVAVGDESLGTEDVFRGLEDELTQKIVERLFAKSTNDGSTGSTGKAAVTNSLISEALRNAVKNFTENVIGRDELKFVRSSHSDPKFFSDWVDKFFELVSTEVPHDPVDFENPTTMNINLSGDTKSNLQV